In Deltaproteobacteria bacterium, the DNA window AAGCTGCGGAAAACGCCGATGTCGTTTCGCTGACGACCAATGCTCTCGATCCGTTTTTTCCGGCGGCGTGGATGGAAGCCGGCATGCATATCACCACCATCAGGCCGAGCGAGATGATGCTCGATGCCTTGGTGCGCTGCGATTTGATCGCGGTGTCGACGCGCGAGGCGGCCAAACTTTTTACCCTGCCCGGCGAGGAGCAAAAGGTTCCCGAGTTCGGTAAGGGCGACTACGGCCGCGCCGAATTGGAAAATACCGCCGCGGATTGGCGCAACAAGCCGGAGTTGTCAGAAATCATGGCGAGTAAAATTGCCGGCAGGAAGAGCGCCGCCGATATCACTTGTATGCTCAATCATCTCGGGCTGGGGTTACAGTTCTCCGCCTGCGCGGCGCGCATTCTCATCTTGGCGCGGGAACGAAAATTAGGACGACAGTTGCCGGCGGAGTGGTTCTGCCAGGAAGAACATTCGTAGCTCTGCATTCGAAAAGAAATTTTCCCGCAAAGCCTGCCCTGAGCAACGTCGAAGGGGCGCTAAGGGAAGATTCGGACGGGTCAATGATCTCGTAGCAGTCGGCCTAGATTGGGCAGCTGTTCGTTGACGCCCACCATTCGTAGAGCTTGCCAGAGTCCTGCTTGATTGCTTGTCACCACCGGTAACCCAGTATCTTTTTCTAGCGGCTCGATGGCTTCGAAGCTGCGCAGATTGCCGCATGAAATTAAAATGCCGTCGGCGTCTGGCGCCGAGCGCACAGCTTGCTTGGCCAATTCATAGGTCGCGTCCGGCAATACTTTGCCCATGTCGATGCTGCGCTTGAGCCCCATGCCGCGGATCGCGGCGACTTTAAATCCCGATTGCTCCAGTACATCGACCAAGCGCGCGTCGATGTCGGCGAGATACGAAGTCGCAATCGCCGGCCGCTCGATGCCGAGCGTCCGCAGCGCCGCGACCACGGCGGTGAGCGAAGTGGTGGCTTTGATGCCGGTGCTCGTGGTGATGCGTTGGCTTAATTCGCGGTCGTGACCGAAGCCGCGAAAAAATGCGATCGCCGTGCCGGCTTGCAAAATGACATCGACTTCGGCCGAAGCCAGTTCCAACGCGGCCCGTTCGACTTGCTTGACAGTTTCCGCCAGTCCTTCGACGGTCACGTCGTGCAGCAGTGTGCGGGTTTCCACCAGGCAGACGCCGTCGGGCAGAGCGCGGCGCCACTCTTCGCAACCGACGGTTTCGGGGGAAGGGGATATGCGTCCGATTTTAGCGCGCCAGCCGTACATTTCTCACGATTAGGGAATGAGCAGGATCTTGCCGACCGAGCGGCGCGATTCGATTTCGCGATGAGCTTCCGCAGCATTCGCCAGAGCAAAAGTTTTGCCGATGTTGATTTTTAGTTTACCGCTGTCGATCCATTTGCATAAGTCGCCGGCGCGCCGCTCGACATCGGCGTGGCTTGCGACGTTGTGGGTCAGGCTTGGACGCGCGAGTGACAGAGATCCTTTGGCATTTAGCACCGCGGTGTCGAAGGGCGGCACGGGACCGCTGGCTTGTCCGAAGATGACCAGCGCGCCGAGCGGCGCCAGGGAGTCGAGGCTTTTTTCGTAAGTGTCTTTGCCGACGGAATCGTAGACCACGTTGACACCTTTACCGTCAGTCAGTTTTTTCACTTCAGCGGCGAAATCTTTTTCCGTGTAGTTGATCGTCTCGTCTGCGCCGGCGTCGCGCGCGAGCCGCGCTTTGTCTTCCGCCGACACCGTGCCGATCACCCATGCGCCGAGCATTTTCGCGATTTGCACGAGCAACAAGCCGGTGCCGCCGGCGGCGGCGTGGATTAGCACGCTGTCGTTCGGTTTCACCGGATAGGTGCTGTGCGTCAGGTAATGCGCGGTCATGCCCTGGAGCATGACCGCGGCGGCGGTTTGGCTGTCGATCGACCTTGGCAATTTGAAAAGATGCCAACTCGGCGCAGCAAAGAATTCGGCGTAGGAGCCGTAGCCGTTCGATATGCCATAAGCGACGCGGTCGCCGATTTTGATGCCCTGCACATCGGCGCCGAGTTCGACGACGGTGCCGGCCGCTTCGGCGCCGGGAATGTACGGCAGCGGGCGGCGGTGATGGCCGCCCCAATGAAAGCCCGAGCGATAATAAATGTCGAGAAAGTTGACGCCGGCGGCTTCGATCTTGACTAGGACTTCATCAGCCTTGGGTCGCGGCTTCGCCGTCTCTTCGTAGCGCAGCACTTCAGGGCCGCCGAGTTCATGGACGCGGACTGCTTTCATGTAACGTGGCTAAGGTAAAAAAATTTCTTCACCACGACGCACGCGCGGTTTTGAGTTGCGGTAGGGGCGAATGATTTTTCGCCCTTACAAGTAGTCCTGTGTGTTTGTCGTGGTAAAGACACTTCAATTATCGAGAATCGCGATCACCCGCGCCGGCGCGGATTCGGTCTTCCATTTGACCGGCAGGGCGACGATTTGCGCGGTGGAGCCGATTTGATCGAGATTGATTAGATTTTCGATTTGAAAAACTACCCGCGGTAAAATCGTTCGGTGCACGCGCATGGCGCTGTTCAAAATTTGATCGGCCTGCTGATAGTCCGCGCCTTTTTCTTCCTGGGCGAAGTCGAAACCGACCACCGCCGGCTTTTTGCCGACCAGCCACTGGGCCGCTTCCTTGGTTAGGTAGGGCGAATCGTTCCACCATTTGGGATCGGTGGTGTCGTGGCCTTTGGGCCAGTCGGTGCGCAAAAACAGCATGCCGCCCTCCGGGATCGTCACGCCTTGGCGGGTAAGTTTTTGCTCGGCCTCGACCATGTCTTCGGTAGTGATTTTCGCATGCGCTACGCCGCGCGCCGTGAGATCCATGATCACCGCCTGACCCA includes these proteins:
- a CDS encoding quinone oxidoreductase codes for the protein MKAVRVHELGGPEVLRYEETAKPRPKADEVLVKIEAAGVNFLDIYYRSGFHWGGHHRRPLPYIPGAEAAGTVVELGADVQGIKIGDRVAYGISNGYGSYAEFFAAPSWHLFKLPRSIDSQTAAAVMLQGMTAHYLTHSTYPVKPNDSVLIHAAAGGTGLLLVQIAKMLGAWVIGTVSAEDKARLARDAGADETINYTEKDFAAEVKKLTDGKGVNVVYDSVGKDTYEKSLDSLAPLGALVIFGQASGPVPPFDTAVLNAKGSLSLARPSLTHNVASHADVERRAGDLCKWIDSGKLKINIGKTFALANAAEAHREIESRRSVGKILLIP
- a CDS encoding cyclase family protein; translation: MSRIVDLSMTVEECDSAPFAPDEKYFKLKPIIKWEDKGFVSNTVQMTVHVGTHIDSPHHFFRDMPSIEQLPLEPMMGQAVIMDLTARGVAHAKITTEDMVEAEQKLTRQGVTIPEGGMLFLRTDWPKGHDTTDPKWWNDSPYLTKEAAQWLVGKKPAVVGFDFAQEEKGADYQQADQILNSAMRVHRTILPRVVFQIENLINLDQIGSTAQIVALPVKWKTESAPARVIAILDN